Proteins encoded in a region of the Teredinibacter purpureus genome:
- a CDS encoding nitroreductase family protein, whose translation MNNTISDFILARRSVTAKDLCAPGPSEEQLDIILRSAHRVPDHGKIGPWRFVLFQDDARDRFGKKLARRFVKKNENATEAQIEFERHRFLRAPLVIAVVSSPIDHPKVPEWEQVLSAGAACQNILLASHALGFGAQWLTEWYAFDKYVAKKLKLTSAEKIAGFIYIGSVDKKPDERTRPDLNQRITVYR comes from the coding sequence GTGAATAACACTATTTCTGATTTCATACTGGCACGCCGCTCAGTTACGGCTAAAGATCTCTGTGCACCAGGCCCCTCTGAAGAGCAGCTGGATATTATTCTTCGTTCAGCACACCGCGTGCCTGATCACGGCAAAATTGGGCCTTGGCGTTTTGTGCTGTTCCAAGACGACGCCCGCGATCGTTTTGGCAAAAAACTCGCTAGACGCTTCGTGAAGAAAAATGAAAACGCTACTGAGGCTCAGATTGAGTTCGAACGACATCGTTTTTTAAGGGCGCCACTGGTCATTGCGGTTGTCAGTTCCCCCATAGACCACCCTAAGGTACCGGAGTGGGAGCAAGTTCTGTCTGCTGGTGCTGCCTGCCAAAACATACTCTTAGCCTCACATGCTTTGGGTTTTGGGGCCCAATGGCTAACCGAGTGGTACGCCTTCGATAAATACGTTGCCAAAAAGCTTAAGCTCACCTCTGCAGAGAAGATTGCGGGCTTTATTTACATTGGAAGCGTCGATAAAAAACCCGATGAACGCACAAGGCCAGATTTAAATCAGCGTATTACCGTATACCGGTAG
- a CDS encoding GFA family protein: protein MYYPIKGACQCGQITYVLHQAPTTVLACHCTECQKLSTSPFSVTALVSANAIEFYGPLQEWRRVADSGKRNYAKFCGTCGNRIYHYSPDDLGVIKLKLKPISSEYAAIFSPTMHIWVSSKLSWYEIPEGMKTVDKQPVLDTLVR from the coding sequence ATGTATTATCCCATTAAGGGCGCGTGTCAATGTGGGCAGATAACTTACGTATTGCATCAAGCGCCTACCACGGTGTTGGCATGTCATTGTACGGAATGTCAAAAACTATCAACCAGCCCTTTTAGCGTAACAGCTCTTGTTTCGGCTAACGCGATTGAGTTTTATGGTCCGTTACAGGAATGGCGACGTGTGGCGGATAGCGGTAAACGAAACTACGCGAAATTTTGCGGGACATGTGGAAATCGAATCTATCATTACAGCCCGGATGATTTAGGGGTTATTAAATTAAAATTAAAACCTATATCCAGTGAGTACGCTGCGATTTTTTCTCCGACAATGCATATATGGGTGAGTAGCAAACTCAGCTGGTACGAGATACCGGAGGGGATGAAAACGGTTGATAAACAACCAGTGCTCGATACGCTTGTTCGTTAA
- a CDS encoding glycosyl hydrolase 53 family protein — translation MSQVEAVDHARVALHRQGDFILGADISSASEFIDNGIVFVDTDGQEKPLLALLANHGFNYIRLRTFVEPSNAYGYASSQGQWCKGKRKSYNDKAHIVDFAQQVKAAGMKLLLDFHYSDTWADPNKQVIPEQWRHITRAQDMADEITAYTQDVMQALADADALPDMVQVGNEVTPGMLIHLPTSKTDCFGNNSVQNDALNGSIAHWDNLALYLNAGIAAVKHVHSDAQIMLHIENTGHPESVMEWVDNALARNVKFDVLGLSAYEQWQGPSARWRDTLNHLSHRYEGLKFSFVEYNPQRRLVNDIMRELPNGQGVGTFFWEPALSGEWGEMMFRVKGKRYIAKARDFAVYDQLVVDYGLQKVTQ, via the coding sequence ATGTCACAGGTTGAAGCGGTAGATCACGCAAGAGTGGCGCTACACAGGCAGGGCGATTTTATTCTCGGTGCAGATATTTCCAGTGCTTCGGAGTTTATCGATAATGGCATTGTATTTGTTGATACTGACGGTCAAGAAAAACCACTACTGGCTCTTTTGGCGAACCACGGGTTTAATTACATTCGGTTGCGAACGTTTGTCGAGCCTAGTAACGCCTATGGGTATGCCTCTTCTCAAGGGCAATGGTGTAAAGGAAAACGTAAAAGTTACAACGATAAGGCGCATATTGTTGATTTTGCTCAGCAAGTTAAAGCGGCTGGAATGAAGTTGTTATTGGATTTTCATTATAGCGACACGTGGGCGGACCCGAATAAGCAAGTTATTCCGGAGCAGTGGCGACATATTACGCGCGCACAAGATATGGCAGACGAAATAACAGCCTATACCCAAGACGTTATGCAAGCGTTGGCCGACGCCGATGCGTTGCCCGATATGGTACAAGTAGGGAATGAAGTTACACCTGGCATGCTAATTCATTTGCCTACGTCTAAAACAGATTGCTTTGGCAATAACTCCGTTCAGAACGACGCATTAAATGGCAGCATCGCGCACTGGGATAATCTAGCGCTGTATTTAAATGCGGGCATTGCAGCCGTAAAACACGTACACAGCGATGCTCAAATTATGTTGCATATCGAAAATACCGGTCATCCAGAAAGCGTGATGGAATGGGTTGATAATGCGCTGGCACGCAATGTTAAGTTCGATGTGCTTGGTTTATCCGCTTATGAGCAGTGGCAGGGGCCGTCGGCTCGGTGGCGTGACACGTTAAACCACCTAAGTCATCGTTACGAGGGCTTAAAATTTTCATTTGTAGAATACAACCCTCAACGACGATTAGTGAACGACATCATGCGAGAGCTTCCAAATGGGCAAGGAGTAGGGACTTTTTTCTGGGAGCCCGCATTAAGTGGTGAATGGGGTGAGATGATGTTTAGAGTGAAAGGCAAGCGGTATATCGCCAAAGCAAGAGATTTTGCGGTATATGACCAGCTCGTGGTGGATTACGGCCTACAGAAGGTAACGCAATAG
- a CDS encoding VIT1/CCC1 transporter family protein, producing the protein MNISEFKNEHFSHRVGWLRAAVLGANDGIVSTASLIIGVASAGAVHNDIMLAGAAGLVAGAMSMAAGEYVSVSTQADSERADLEIEKRHLARNIEYEREELAAIYRQRGLTAELAQDVALALMEYDALGAHARDELGIHSRTSAKPFQAAFASAFAFIVGALLPLLAALTFTRWNTLLVVGLSSLFCLVMLGGVSARLGGAKILPAIVRIGFWGGAAMVVTAAAGALFERAFL; encoded by the coding sequence TTGAATATTAGTGAGTTTAAAAACGAACATTTTTCTCATCGTGTTGGGTGGCTGAGAGCGGCGGTGTTGGGCGCAAACGATGGCATTGTGTCTACCGCAAGTTTAATCATTGGTGTTGCTTCGGCCGGCGCCGTACATAACGATATTATGTTGGCGGGCGCCGCGGGCTTAGTGGCTGGAGCAATGTCTATGGCGGCCGGTGAGTATGTGTCTGTGAGCACTCAAGCCGATAGTGAACGTGCCGATTTAGAAATTGAAAAACGACATTTAGCGCGCAATATTGAATATGAAAGAGAAGAGCTAGCGGCAATTTACCGGCAGCGTGGTTTGACCGCTGAGCTGGCTCAAGACGTTGCGCTTGCGTTAATGGAGTATGACGCTTTAGGCGCACATGCGCGTGACGAGTTAGGCATTCATAGCCGCACATCGGCGAAGCCATTTCAGGCTGCATTCGCTTCTGCATTTGCTTTTATTGTTGGCGCACTTTTACCGCTTCTTGCCGCTTTAACCTTCACCCGGTGGAATACCCTACTAGTGGTAGGATTAAGTTCTCTGTTTTGTTTGGTAATGTTAGGGGGCGTTTCTGCGAGATTGGGAGGCGCCAAGATTTTGCCAGCAATCGTTCGGATTGGTTTTTGGGGAGGCGCAGCGATGGTAGTTACCGCCGCTGCAGGGGCGTTATTTGAAAGGGCTTTTTTGTAA
- a CDS encoding FadR/GntR family transcriptional regulator, whose translation MRNTGAGHNLTHQVTHELGAAIVQGKYKIGGGFPTEAQLSEQFSISRSVMREAVKMLTAKGLISSRPRQGIRLQPSRDWNMFDADVLSWTLSSRPSIALLKEFTQLRYAIEPEAVALAAKNSSIEANEAIAAALERMRQAEMGADDPLESDIAFHTSILLASENRFFIQLSDFIETALRVSISYSNRLKQVSFASYTDHKRISDPILAGDPAAASAAMQLLLQEALTLIEGSENSE comes from the coding sequence ATGAGAAATACAGGTGCAGGCCACAACTTGACGCATCAAGTGACACACGAGCTAGGGGCTGCGATCGTTCAAGGTAAATATAAAATTGGCGGAGGCTTTCCCACAGAAGCGCAGCTTTCCGAACAATTTAGTATAAGCCGAAGCGTGATGCGCGAAGCGGTTAAAATGCTTACAGCAAAGGGCTTGATATCGTCTCGACCTCGACAAGGTATTCGGCTTCAGCCGAGTAGAGATTGGAACATGTTTGATGCCGATGTACTTAGCTGGACATTAAGCAGTAGGCCATCGATTGCGTTACTAAAGGAATTTACACAATTGCGTTACGCGATTGAACCTGAAGCAGTTGCGCTTGCGGCGAAAAACTCTAGCATTGAAGCGAACGAGGCTATTGCCGCTGCGCTAGAGCGAATGCGGCAGGCTGAAATGGGTGCCGATGATCCTTTGGAATCAGATATCGCGTTTCATACGAGCATTCTATTGGCGAGTGAAAACCGTTTTTTTATTCAGCTAAGTGATTTTATTGAGACGGCACTTCGCGTGAGTATTTCGTATTCAAACCGTTTAAAACAGGTCTCTTTTGCGAGTTATACAGACCATAAAAGAATTTCCGATCCTATTTTAGCGGGTGACCCGGCCGCAGCTTCTGCCGCGATGCAATTGTTATTACAAGAAGCGCTAACCTTAATTGAGGGTTCCGAAAACTCGGAATAG
- a CDS encoding MBOAT family O-acyltransferase: MSRKLQQYEGLASKLFLIIGVVFNLLIIAYFKYLFFFSEIAISLFSADFGVEKLILPVGISFYTFQQIAYLVDCYKDRNVNYNFSEYALFVTFFPQLIAGPIVHHKEIMPQISALNNKPYDINKLSAGAVMFIVGLSKKLVLADNLAKLADPVFKLSDAGASVDGLTAWMGALAYTFQLYFDFSAYSDMAVGLGLMFGLMLPINFMSPYKSASIVEFWRRWHITLSTFLRDYLYIALGGNRSGKFKRYRNLLLTMLLGGLWHGAGWNFIIWGGLHGVYLVVNHGFSQFCSRFGVMLPKVMGIAITMLCVVVAWVFFRAESTAGALTLLSSMFGFVAPTGPLASEFMWVPIDFILVFVAACIALFAPNIYQLFHYDGCKTPDNWQPAMLSFELKGSALLFPLFVGMLLCLSLMFMPQPTVFLYFNF, translated from the coding sequence TTGTCGAGAAAGTTACAACAGTACGAAGGGCTGGCCTCGAAACTATTTCTAATAATAGGCGTTGTTTTTAATCTATTAATTATCGCCTATTTTAAATACTTGTTTTTCTTTAGTGAGATTGCTATAAGCCTGTTTTCGGCAGATTTTGGGGTAGAAAAACTAATACTACCCGTAGGTATTTCTTTCTATACGTTTCAACAAATCGCTTATTTGGTAGATTGTTACAAAGACCGAAACGTAAATTACAATTTTAGCGAATACGCCTTGTTCGTTACGTTCTTTCCGCAGTTAATTGCCGGCCCCATTGTTCACCACAAAGAAATCATGCCGCAAATATCGGCTTTGAACAATAAACCCTACGATATCAACAAGCTTAGCGCTGGTGCCGTTATGTTTATTGTAGGCCTGAGCAAAAAACTGGTACTTGCCGATAATCTTGCAAAATTGGCTGACCCAGTATTTAAACTTTCGGATGCCGGTGCCTCAGTGGATGGGCTTACCGCGTGGATGGGGGCCTTGGCTTATACCTTTCAATTGTACTTCGATTTCTCTGCGTATTCCGATATGGCGGTAGGCTTAGGGTTAATGTTTGGCTTAATGCTGCCTATCAATTTTATGTCGCCGTATAAATCAGCGTCTATTGTCGAGTTTTGGCGCCGCTGGCACATTACGCTATCGACCTTCTTGCGGGATTACCTCTATATCGCTTTAGGCGGTAATAGAAGTGGTAAATTTAAGCGGTATAGAAACCTGTTGCTGACGATGCTGTTGGGCGGTTTATGGCACGGTGCCGGTTGGAATTTTATTATTTGGGGCGGTTTACATGGTGTCTATTTAGTTGTTAATCATGGCTTTAGTCAGTTTTGCAGTCGTTTTGGTGTGATGCTTCCTAAGGTGATGGGTATAGCCATTACAATGCTTTGTGTCGTGGTTGCGTGGGTTTTCTTTCGTGCAGAATCAACGGCGGGGGCGTTAACGTTGTTAAGTAGCATGTTCGGCTTTGTTGCACCAACAGGGCCATTAGCTTCCGAGTTTATGTGGGTTCCTATAGATTTTATATTGGTTTTTGTGGCCGCCTGCATCGCTTTGTTTGCCCCCAATATTTACCAACTGTTTCATTATGACGGGTGTAAAACGCCAGACAATTGGCAGCCTGCAATGCTTAGCTTCGAGTTAAAGGGCTCTGCGCTCTTATTTCCGCTGTTTGTTGGGATGCTTCTCTGCTTGTCATTGATGTTTATGCCGCAACCCACCGTCTTTTTGTATTTTAATTTTTAA
- a CDS encoding glycosyl hydrolase 53 family protein, whose protein sequence is MRYLNLTILLVVLSHLCAMSVAAQGFAKGADISWISEMEDQGNTWNNANGQQQDLLEILKSYGMTAVRLRVWVNPNGGWYSSIDDVVQKAQRAKNAGMDIMIDFHYSDDWADPGKQYKPSAWSNFNVQELADAVWQHTHDSLQILKDNGITPLWVQVGNETNDGMLWEEGRASDSMANYARFVSSGYDAVKAVFSSAQVIVHVSNCHDNDLFRWNIGGLRDNGANFDIIGASSYPTTSDMAWRTANNNCLSNLNDMASTYGKDVMVVEVGTPWNDGEAREIIADVISKVRQVNNGRGKGVFYWEPQAYNWNGYEMGAWNPDTRQPAGGMDAFLEGGNPSSSSSSTSSSSTSSSSTSSSSSSSSSSSSSTSGNNTLVVRARGANGDENITLTVGGNTVQSWVLTSSMANYTASTNATGSVQVEFTNDGTDRDVQIDYVQVNGQVRQAEDQTENTGVWANEACGGAGNSEWLHCDGFISFGSVSGGATSSSSSSPSSNSSSSSSVSSSSSSASSGTNTIVVRAQGADGSENINLIVGGSILQSWTLTTSMASYTASTSNTGYVEVEFTNDEEGRDVQVDYIQVNGETRQAEDQTENSGVWANDACGGGSQSEWLHCDGAIGFGELSSGASQSSSSTSSSASSSSSSTGNNGGVCNWYGTDYPLCVTTTSGWGWEESQSCISESTCSSQ, encoded by the coding sequence ATGAGATATTTAAACCTAACTATTCTGCTTGTCGTGCTGTCGCATCTATGCGCAATGAGCGTGGCTGCCCAGGGCTTTGCAAAGGGAGCAGATATCAGTTGGATTTCTGAAATGGAAGACCAAGGGAATACTTGGAATAACGCTAATGGCCAACAGCAAGATCTACTCGAGATTCTTAAAAGCTACGGCATGACTGCGGTTCGGTTACGGGTATGGGTAAACCCCAATGGTGGCTGGTACAGCAGTATTGATGATGTCGTGCAAAAAGCGCAGCGCGCGAAGAATGCGGGCATGGATATTATGATCGATTTTCATTATAGCGATGACTGGGCAGACCCGGGAAAACAATACAAGCCCAGCGCGTGGAGTAACTTCAACGTACAAGAATTAGCGGATGCAGTATGGCAGCACACTCATGATTCGTTACAAATACTTAAAGATAACGGTATTACACCGCTGTGGGTGCAGGTAGGCAATGAAACAAACGATGGCATGCTATGGGAGGAAGGGCGTGCATCAGACAGCATGGCCAACTATGCACGTTTTGTTTCTAGCGGGTACGATGCCGTAAAGGCCGTTTTCTCCAGTGCGCAAGTCATTGTTCACGTGTCTAACTGTCACGACAACGACCTCTTTCGTTGGAATATCGGTGGGTTGCGAGATAACGGCGCTAATTTCGATATTATAGGCGCTTCGTCCTACCCCACCACCAGCGATATGGCATGGCGTACGGCAAATAATAATTGCTTGAGCAATTTGAACGATATGGCCAGTACTTACGGCAAAGATGTCATGGTCGTTGAAGTTGGAACACCGTGGAATGACGGTGAAGCGCGCGAGATTATTGCCGACGTAATAAGCAAAGTGCGACAGGTCAATAATGGTCGCGGTAAAGGTGTTTTTTATTGGGAGCCTCAAGCGTACAACTGGAACGGTTATGAAATGGGTGCATGGAATCCAGACACTCGACAGCCAGCAGGTGGAATGGATGCTTTTTTAGAAGGGGGTAATCCATCCTCGTCATCGAGTAGTACTTCATCGAGTAGTACTTCATCGAGTAGTACTTCAAGCAGTAGCAGCTCGAGTAGTAGTTCGTCGTCCTCTACCTCCGGTAATAATACCTTGGTCGTGCGCGCACGTGGCGCAAACGGTGATGAGAATATTACGCTAACGGTGGGAGGAAATACTGTTCAAAGTTGGGTGTTAACCAGCAGCATGGCCAATTACACCGCGAGTACTAATGCAACGGGTAGCGTGCAGGTTGAATTTACCAATGATGGCACCGATCGAGATGTGCAGATCGATTACGTACAAGTTAATGGACAAGTTAGGCAGGCCGAAGACCAAACGGAAAATACAGGCGTATGGGCAAATGAAGCCTGTGGTGGAGCGGGCAATTCCGAATGGTTGCATTGTGACGGCTTTATTAGTTTCGGCAGTGTAAGCGGAGGGGCAACGAGCTCTTCGAGTAGTAGTCCATCTTCCAATTCATCTAGCAGCTCATCAGTTTCCTCCAGTAGTAGCTCAGCGTCTTCGGGCACTAACACAATTGTGGTGCGTGCACAGGGCGCCGATGGCTCAGAAAATATTAACCTCATTGTGGGTGGTTCTATTCTTCAGAGTTGGACACTTACAACCTCAATGGCCAGCTACACGGCCTCTACCAGCAATACCGGTTATGTGGAGGTTGAGTTTACTAATGATGAAGAGGGTAGAGATGTTCAAGTGGACTACATTCAAGTGAACGGTGAAACCCGACAAGCTGAAGATCAGACCGAAAACAGTGGTGTATGGGCGAATGATGCCTGTGGTGGTGGCAGCCAATCGGAATGGCTACATTGTGACGGTGCTATTGGGTTTGGCGAACTCTCTTCAGGGGCCAGCCAAAGCAGCAGTTCGACGAGCTCTAGTGCCAGCTCTAGTTCGAGCAGTACAGGTAATAATGGCGGTGTGTGTAATTGGTACGGCACCGACTACCCGTTATGCGTAACAACTACCAGTGGATGGGGTTGGGAAGAAAGCCAGAGCTGTATTTCGGAGAGTACCTGTAGCTCGCAGTAG
- a CDS encoding type 2 periplasmic-binding domain-containing protein has product MNDRKSWCWLLVVCLLLPVLSNAETTIYHQKQSLPNDVYMIGLLKLALSYSEEDHTFIESTDSITRARLARMVETGDLSLMWSGASIEKESTYVPVRIPTYKGLMGYRIFIIREGDQPRFDSVRSLDDLRQLKMGQGKTWSDTAILQSGGMNVVTTLKAPGLYPMLEGGRFDAFPRGVHEPWQEVASRPGMNLTVEKNIVVKYTMPYYFYVSPSHAVLAGRIAAGLEEAIDDGSFDDYFFNAPEVKKALARSNLANRRMYTIPNPHLSPQTPVDRSELWLNLEYIKHVISP; this is encoded by the coding sequence ATGAATGATCGAAAAAGCTGGTGTTGGCTGTTAGTTGTGTGTCTTTTGCTCCCTGTATTGTCGAACGCAGAGACAACGATTTACCATCAAAAACAATCATTGCCGAATGATGTGTATATGATTGGATTGCTAAAATTAGCGCTTTCTTATTCCGAAGAAGATCATACCTTTATTGAAAGTACCGACAGTATAACCCGTGCGCGTTTAGCTAGAATGGTGGAAACGGGTGATCTTAGCCTGATGTGGTCGGGCGCTTCAATTGAAAAAGAAAGTACCTATGTGCCTGTTCGTATACCCACTTATAAAGGCCTGATGGGCTATAGAATATTTATTATTCGAGAGGGCGATCAGCCGCGTTTTGATTCAGTTCGATCTCTTGATGACCTTCGGCAATTAAAAATGGGGCAAGGTAAAACTTGGAGCGATACCGCAATTCTACAAAGTGGTGGGATGAATGTGGTTACCACACTAAAAGCGCCCGGTTTATACCCTATGTTAGAAGGCGGGCGATTTGATGCTTTTCCGCGCGGTGTTCATGAGCCTTGGCAGGAGGTTGCTAGCCGTCCGGGAATGAACCTTACGGTTGAAAAGAATATCGTAGTGAAATACACCATGCCTTACTATTTTTACGTAAGCCCGTCGCACGCGGTCTTGGCAGGCCGGATTGCTGCTGGTTTGGAGGAGGCGATAGACGATGGCTCATTCGATGATTATTTTTTTAATGCACCCGAAGTTAAAAAAGCGTTGGCACGTTCTAATCTTGCGAATCGTAGAATGTATACCATTCCAAATCCTCATCTTTCGCCGCAAACGCCGGTCGACCGATCTGAATTGTGGCTTAATTTAGAGTATATAAAACACGTTATTAGCCCTTAA
- the gltX gene encoding glutamate--tRNA ligase — protein sequence MSVRTRIAPSPTGDPHVGTAYIALFNLCFARKHGGQFILRIEDTDQSRSTAESEQAILDSLRWLGLEWDEGPDVGGSHGPYRQSERKEIYSQYVQQLLDNKHAFKCYRTTEELDTLRAERKEAGIHTALKASDLRLSDDEQATREAEGMSYVVRMVVPEEAGTCEVEDLLRGKMALDWTLVDAQILMKSDGMPTYHLANVVDDHLMGITHVIRGEEWINSAPKHILLYQYFGWKVPVFCHLPLLRNPDKTKLSKRKNPTSILYYKRMGFLSEAVVNYLGRMGWSMPDESEKFSLQEMLNHFDISRVSLGGPIFDVEKLRWLNGLWIRENHNDQQLAKRLAEWLLNEESLLSAIPHVKQRMETLSDFIPTVAFLATGTLPLTEADYSANKLDIETQKKILQFAQWKMDNLRQWERDDIFGEFKLLAEGLGIKLKDFLAPIFIAISGSTSSFSVMDAMVLLGADMSRVRLREGVDVLGGAGKKVLKRYEKEYAALTVLKVDSSEG from the coding sequence ATGTCTGTAAGAACCCGTATTGCTCCATCGCCTACTGGCGACCCACATGTAGGTACAGCCTACATTGCCTTGTTTAACCTGTGTTTCGCCCGCAAGCACGGTGGTCAGTTTATTTTACGTATAGAAGACACTGATCAAAGTCGTTCTACGGCGGAATCGGAACAAGCGATATTAGATTCGCTGCGGTGGCTAGGTTTGGAGTGGGACGAAGGCCCAGACGTTGGTGGCAGTCATGGCCCTTATCGTCAAAGTGAGCGTAAAGAAATCTACAGCCAATATGTGCAACAATTGCTGGATAACAAGCATGCCTTCAAGTGTTATCGCACAACGGAAGAGCTGGATACGCTCAGAGCTGAACGGAAAGAAGCGGGTATTCATACGGCGCTAAAGGCATCAGACCTTAGGTTAAGTGACGACGAGCAAGCAACGCGCGAGGCGGAGGGAATGAGCTACGTTGTTCGAATGGTTGTACCCGAAGAGGCCGGCACGTGTGAAGTGGAAGATCTGTTACGTGGCAAAATGGCACTGGATTGGACGCTCGTTGATGCACAGATATTAATGAAATCAGATGGCATGCCTACTTACCACCTTGCTAATGTTGTTGATGACCACTTAATGGGAATTACCCATGTTATTCGCGGTGAAGAGTGGATAAACTCGGCCCCCAAACATATTCTGCTGTATCAATATTTTGGTTGGAAGGTGCCGGTGTTTTGCCATCTACCCTTGTTGCGGAACCCTGACAAAACAAAATTGAGCAAACGTAAAAACCCTACCAGTATTCTTTACTATAAACGCATGGGTTTTTTGTCTGAGGCAGTAGTGAATTATTTAGGTCGCATGGGGTGGTCAATGCCCGATGAAAGCGAAAAGTTTAGCTTGCAGGAAATGCTGAATCATTTTGATATCAGCCGAGTATCGCTAGGCGGCCCTATCTTTGACGTGGAAAAGTTACGTTGGCTTAATGGGCTTTGGATACGTGAAAACCATAACGATCAACAGTTGGCGAAACGTCTGGCGGAGTGGCTGTTAAACGAAGAAAGTTTACTCAGCGCTATACCGCATGTAAAACAGCGAATGGAAACACTGAGCGATTTTATTCCTACGGTCGCGTTTTTAGCAACTGGAACACTCCCGTTAACAGAAGCCGACTACAGTGCTAACAAACTTGATATTGAAACCCAAAAGAAAATTTTACAGTTTGCGCAATGGAAGATGGATAATCTTCGGCAGTGGGAACGTGATGATATTTTTGGCGAATTTAAATTGTTAGCAGAGGGCTTGGGTATAAAGCTTAAGGATTTTCTTGCCCCCATATTTATAGCCATATCCGGTTCTACGTCGAGCTTCTCTGTAATGGATGCCATGGTACTGTTGGGCGCAGATATGTCCCGCGTACGATTGCGCGAAGGAGTAGATGTATTGGGTGGTGCCGGTAAAAAAGTGCTGAAGCGCTATGAAAAAGAGTATGCGGCATTGACTGTACTAAAAGTCGATTCTAGCGAAGGTTGA
- a CDS encoding Dps family protein — MGQIDIGISSENRTAIAEGLKKLLADSYTLYLQTHNFHWNVTGPQFRELHLMFEEHYTELATAVDEIAERIRTLDVAAPGTYKMFAGLTSIEEVEGVPSATQMVEILTGGHEQVVKTCRAVLGVAQQAEDESTAALVGDRMRIHEKTAWMLRATL; from the coding sequence ATGGGACAGATTGACATCGGTATTAGCTCGGAAAACCGCACTGCTATTGCAGAGGGCTTAAAAAAGCTTTTAGCAGATTCTTATACCTTGTATTTGCAAACACATAACTTCCACTGGAATGTAACAGGCCCTCAATTTCGAGAGCTGCATTTGATGTTTGAAGAACATTACACCGAGTTGGCGACGGCGGTTGATGAAATCGCTGAGCGTATTCGTACACTCGACGTTGCCGCACCTGGTACCTATAAAATGTTCGCCGGTTTAACTTCGATCGAAGAGGTTGAGGGGGTTCCATCTGCCACTCAAATGGTCGAAATTTTAACTGGGGGACATGAGCAGGTGGTGAAAACTTGCCGCGCGGTGTTAGGCGTCGCGCAACAGGCCGAAGATGAATCGACAGCGGCGCTTGTGGGGGATCGTATGCGTATCCACGAAAAAACCGCGTGGATGCTGCGGGCAACATTATAG
- a CDS encoding phytanoyl-CoA dioxygenase family protein codes for MALKGWGPWSEKEGVYHVQPPLSLLNARVAFRIHLDDSNEESGCLSIIPSSHKHGILSSSDINRYVNAYTPLTCIAKLGNAPTFIARIE; via the coding sequence ATAGCCCTTAAAGGTTGGGGGCCGTGGAGTGAAAAAGAAGGTGTTTATCATGTTCAACCGCCTCTTAGTCTGTTGAATGCCAGAGTAGCTTTTCGTATTCATTTAGATGACTCTAATGAAGAATCGGGTTGTCTCAGCATAATTCCCAGTAGCCATAAACATGGCATTTTGTCCTCCTCAGATATTAATCGTTATGTTAATGCCTACACGCCACTAACCTGCATCGCAAAGCTTGGTAATGCCCCCACTTTTATTGCACGCATCGAGTAA